A DNA window from Undibacterium sp. YM2 contains the following coding sequences:
- a CDS encoding HAMP domain-containing sensor histidine kinase, translated as MTTRAEAEMGKFLLATYRLRILFRGVFLLLALATGGLALSVLQQEKQLSYNNYQSNFNKTRLQISATLRHPAGQLALLNPPADTKRASLRPLLLPYSAIDFDDQNKVQQAIAMSGCLVQYGNEGALCSGIGNNPWAGGFIYIAGNFNSSQLVSHKRGNESLEQAHRLKVSVSLRGQTYRWIAPFEEEIAPARQNQGVRGRWTGFNESEANRPNARPVKDFRGWAWQKAVCNQADLDDKDTDCQKNTFFSLRLPIPVLQEALFEKKRPVWPPQDLDQMEVSIAVLPPDSDTALLDSKSTPTATPFSLKDLQDNLLPGETLRIRKRDAQDSKDSKDDLINLTGIVEQSDESWNIITRLIRRLPVDEYDVPLESRETISTPLANYEVLLKGDVRSVSKSLSVVASRVSWFVGAMLLALTLAWLLIEVSIIRRITLLTKRAVSLSKTMKGAGELEQFDVSDLRSPDELGVLASCLHDLLRRVKEDVERETIRTEQEKEMWHAVGHEIMSPLQSLMALHGTADNQSNRYISRMQQAIRVLYGSASPSEAFQSTVLQVSEIDISLFLKNVADNAPMVGIPDVVYEGPDEVIMVKADEYSLEDVVTHVLRNAQRYRKTDSSISIKLQDSETAVTITIHNDGPHIAEDLIDKIFEYGVSDQHDSGANGNRGQGLFVAKTYMAKMGGTINVQNVDQGVSFVLTLQRGNP; from the coding sequence ATGACGACGCGGGCAGAAGCTGAGATGGGCAAGTTTTTGCTGGCGACTTACCGGCTGCGGATTTTATTCCGTGGCGTTTTCTTATTGCTGGCGCTGGCAACCGGGGGCCTGGCGCTGTCTGTCCTGCAGCAGGAAAAACAACTCAGCTATAACAATTACCAAAGCAATTTCAATAAAACCCGTTTGCAGATATCCGCCACCCTGCGCCATCCTGCCGGGCAACTGGCGCTGCTGAATCCCCCAGCTGACACCAAGCGCGCATCCCTGCGCCCGCTGTTGCTGCCGTATTCTGCGATTGATTTTGATGACCAGAACAAGGTACAGCAAGCCATCGCCATGTCTGGTTGCCTGGTGCAATATGGTAATGAAGGCGCACTCTGCAGCGGCATAGGCAATAACCCTTGGGCGGGTGGCTTTATCTATATAGCGGGTAATTTCAATAGCAGCCAGCTGGTGTCACACAAGCGCGGCAATGAAAGCCTGGAGCAAGCGCATAGACTGAAGGTCAGTGTTAGTCTGCGCGGCCAGACTTATCGCTGGATAGCGCCGTTTGAAGAAGAGATTGCGCCAGCGAGACAAAACCAAGGCGTGCGCGGGCGCTGGACTGGCTTTAATGAAAGCGAAGCCAACAGGCCGAATGCGCGCCCGGTAAAAGACTTCCGTGGCTGGGCCTGGCAAAAAGCCGTGTGCAACCAGGCTGACCTGGACGACAAGGATACTGACTGCCAAAAGAATACCTTCTTCTCACTGCGCCTGCCGATACCGGTCTTGCAGGAAGCCCTGTTTGAAAAGAAACGCCCGGTCTGGCCGCCACAGGACCTGGACCAGATGGAAGTCAGCATCGCCGTGCTGCCACCTGACTCTGACACTGCGCTGCTCGACAGCAAGAGCACGCCGACGGCAACCCCATTCTCCCTCAAGGATTTACAAGACAACCTCTTGCCTGGCGAAACCCTGCGCATACGCAAACGCGATGCTCAAGACAGTAAAGACAGCAAGGATGATCTGATCAACCTGACCGGTATCGTTGAACAAAGCGATGAATCATGGAATATCATCACCCGCCTGATACGCCGCCTGCCTGTCGATGAATACGATGTCCCGCTCGAAAGCCGCGAAACCATCAGCACGCCGCTGGCCAATTATGAGGTCTTGCTCAAGGGTGATGTGCGCAGTGTCAGCAAGAGTCTCAGCGTGGTTGCCAGCCGCGTGTCCTGGTTCGTCGGCGCGATGTTGCTGGCGCTGACGCTGGCCTGGCTCTTGATCGAGGTCAGTATCATACGGCGCATCACCCTGCTGACTAAGCGCGCCGTGTCATTGTCAAAGACCATGAAGGGTGCGGGTGAGCTTGAGCAGTTTGATGTCAGCGATTTGCGCAGTCCGGATGAACTCGGCGTGCTGGCCAGTTGCCTGCATGACTTGCTGCGCCGCGTAAAGGAAGACGTGGAACGCGAAACCATACGCACTGAACAAGAAAAAGAGATGTGGCATGCAGTCGGCCATGAGATCATGTCACCGCTGCAGTCCCTGATGGCCTTGCATGGCACGGCAGATAACCAGAGCAACCGCTACATCAGCCGCATGCAGCAGGCCATACGTGTGCTGTATGGCAGTGCATCACCGAGCGAGGCATTTCAATCTACCGTCTTGCAGGTCAGTGAAATTGACATCAGCCTGTTCCTTAAAAACGTCGCCGACAATGCCCCCATGGTAGGCATACCGGATGTGGTTTACGAAGGGCCGGATGAAGTCATCATGGTCAAGGCAGATGAATATTCGCTGGAAGATGTGGTGACCCACGTCTTGCGCAATGCTCAGCGTTATCGCAAGACTGATAGTTCTATTAGTATAAAGTTACAAGATAGTGAAACTGCCGTGACTATTACTATCCACAATGATGGCCCGCATATTGCCGAAGATTTGATCGACAAGATTTTTGAGTACGGCGTATCGGACCAACATGACTCGGGCGCAAATGGCAACCGTGGCCAGGGTCTGTTTGTGGCCAAGACGTATATGGCGAAGATGGGCGGGACTATCAATGTGCAGAATGTGGATCAGGGCGTGAGTTTTGTCCTCACTTTGCAACGAGGAAATCCGTAA
- a CDS encoding response regulator transcription factor — protein MVKVAVIEDDLPTSNQLKTWIEAAKPGIQIDQWFSRDDAEAAIARENYDLVVLDIELGRERHAGVAIINAINKQHATPVLVVSAMPATIYRSIMKALDAWDYLQKATFEEADFIETFLEMLRSVKERKQHKESQSAAYKEAAKSPAADQLSMDPLRQRTPIWRGQRINLPLTAQRILAALFARRGQVVSYEDLYEVVKSGRNRDNIRKHVSTIRDAFREIDADFECIENVPMRGFRWVDDDAGRS, from the coding sequence GTGGTCAAAGTAGCTGTCATCGAAGACGATCTGCCCACCAGTAACCAGTTAAAAACCTGGATAGAAGCAGCAAAGCCGGGCATACAGATAGACCAGTGGTTCAGCCGTGACGATGCCGAAGCCGCCATCGCGCGCGAAAACTATGACCTGGTGGTGCTCGATATAGAACTGGGGCGCGAACGCCATGCCGGGGTTGCCATCATCAATGCCATCAACAAGCAGCATGCAACACCGGTGCTGGTGGTGTCAGCGATGCCAGCCACCATCTACCGCAGCATCATGAAGGCGCTGGATGCCTGGGATTACCTGCAAAAAGCGACCTTTGAAGAAGCCGATTTCATAGAAACCTTTCTGGAAATGCTGCGCTCGGTGAAAGAGCGCAAGCAGCATAAAGAGAGCCAGAGTGCAGCCTATAAAGAAGCCGCAAAAAGCCCCGCTGCCGACCAGCTCAGCATGGACCCCTTGCGCCAGCGCACCCCCATCTGGCGCGGCCAGCGCATCAACCTGCCACTGACGGCACAACGCATACTGGCCGCCCTGTTTGCCCGCCGTGGCCAGGTGGTGTCGTATGAAGACCTGTATGAAGTCGTCAAGAGCGGTCGCAACCGTGACAATATACGCAAGCATGTCTCGACCATACGCGATGCCTTCCGCGAGATTGATGCTGACTTTGAATGTATAGAAAACGTCCCCATGCGCGGTTTCAGATGGGTGGATGACGACGCGGGCAGAAGCTGA
- a CDS encoding SPFH domain-containing protein has translation MSDRIKSLVQAVRSTLSSVFSTSASGIKAGARVTTESGMFSKVTFKRLVVLSLVGGAVYAISTHPPVKHIPRGDVGVRINQLTGHADQVRDGALIIVPGLHELRLFSLQDQLYKPTRSSRADGEAPFQSVEGLSLGVDLSIRYAVDPTKLTNMSTSLPENINTDIVEPAVQGVIYKAFTLYTVREIFSSKRAEIQKQIEAELKPRLAADGIILRSVMMGKVDLPADYKRGMEKLLAEELESEKMRYTLELKDKQVKQTALEADADKIKREKAAEAAGNEQIIAAKAQEEAMKHVLPFKEKQIEQRKFEAEAEKMARIKTSEGTAQARVIEAQGEADSRRKLADAEAYRQDLVGKVASVQMEREGALLSKHPLLIQKTMADKLSDKISVIIAPPPTDGSFIGATLLGSGKNNRQGMQKVATEAETETTNENKESQ, from the coding sequence ATGTCTGACCGTATCAAATCCCTGGTACAAGCCGTAAGATCCACTCTGTCTTCCGTTTTCAGCACAAGCGCATCGGGAATCAAAGCCGGGGCCAGGGTCACGACAGAATCTGGCATGTTCAGCAAAGTCACTTTCAAGCGCCTGGTAGTGCTGAGTCTGGTAGGTGGTGCCGTGTATGCCATCAGCACCCACCCACCGGTCAAACATATCCCGCGTGGTGACGTGGGTGTGCGTATCAACCAGTTGACCGGTCATGCTGACCAGGTGCGTGACGGTGCACTGATTATCGTACCCGGCCTGCATGAGTTGCGCCTGTTCAGCTTGCAAGACCAGTTATACAAACCCACACGCAGCAGCCGTGCCGATGGTGAAGCACCGTTCCAGTCGGTAGAAGGTTTGTCACTCGGTGTAGACCTGAGCATACGTTATGCGGTCGATCCGACCAAGCTGACCAATATGTCCACCAGCCTGCCAGAGAACATCAATACCGACATCGTTGAACCGGCAGTACAGGGCGTGATCTACAAGGCATTCACCTTGTATACAGTACGCGAGATATTTTCCAGCAAACGTGCAGAAATCCAGAAACAGATAGAAGCTGAATTAAAACCCCGTCTCGCCGCTGACGGCATCATCCTGCGCAGCGTCATGATGGGCAAGGTTGATTTGCCTGCCGACTATAAACGCGGCATGGAGAAACTGCTGGCCGAAGAACTGGAAAGCGAAAAAATGCGCTATACCCTGGAACTGAAAGACAAGCAGGTCAAACAAACTGCGCTGGAAGCTGACGCCGACAAGATCAAGCGCGAGAAAGCCGCTGAGGCAGCAGGCAATGAACAAATCATCGCCGCCAAAGCGCAGGAAGAAGCCATGAAGCACGTTCTTCCCTTCAAGGAAAAACAGATAGAACAACGCAAGTTTGAAGCCGAAGCAGAAAAAATGGCCCGCATCAAAACGTCAGAAGGTACCGCACAAGCCCGCGTCATCGAAGCCCAGGGTGAAGCCGACTCCCGCCGCAAACTGGCCGATGCTGAAGCCTACAGGCAAGACCTGGTCGGCAAGGTCGCCAGCGTGCAGATGGAGAGAGAAGGTGCCCTGCTGAGCAAGCACCCGCTGCTCATACAGAAAACCATGGCCGACAAATTGTCAGACAAAATCTCGGTCATCATCGCACCACCACCAACAGATGGCAGCTTCATTGGTGCGACCTTGCTGGGTAGCGGCAAGAACAACAGGCAAGGCATGCAAAAAGTAGCTACCGAAGCTGAAACAGAAACCACTAACGAAAACAAAGAGAGCCAATAA
- a CDS encoding HlyD family secretion protein, translating into MSKSSPLFRPEVTAALGSQWMGSIRLAQPLSASLIAIVALVIATVLIAYITFGSITKKARVTGITVPVGGQLSVAAPNAGILLTTHVKEGEQVKVGQILFTLSTERQNSQGEITALVAQQLASRADSMAAEQRLRQSQYQEKKQALQQRLANLAQEQTQLEQELLLAQRRQQLAQQSVAKYETLQGNGYVSAAQTQQKQEDLLDISTRLSTLQRNKTQLQANQIALQSELDTLANSLATDLTQIERAKASLKQEAAENANRQAVQITATQAGTVTALTNQPGQAINTGQVLASLIPVDAKTAHAGEAETGSLEAHLYAPSRTAGFIQPGQEVLIRYAAFPYQKFGLHKATVVDVSRTPFAPSELPQNLATTILSNAQQAINGFNSNEALYRIKVRLHEQSINAYGQAQMLKPGMTLEADVLQDSRKIWEWVLEPVLAMNPRT; encoded by the coding sequence GTGAGTAAGTCCAGCCCCCTGTTTCGCCCTGAAGTCACAGCAGCATTAGGTAGTCAATGGATGGGTTCCATCCGCCTGGCACAGCCGCTTTCCGCTTCATTGATTGCGATTGTTGCCCTGGTCATTGCTACGGTGTTGATTGCCTACATCACTTTCGGCAGCATCACCAAAAAAGCCCGTGTCACTGGTATTACCGTGCCTGTCGGCGGCCAGCTCAGCGTGGCTGCCCCCAATGCCGGTATCTTGCTGACTACCCATGTCAAGGAAGGCGAGCAAGTCAAAGTCGGGCAAATCCTGTTTACTCTGAGTACAGAGCGCCAGAACAGCCAGGGCGAAATTACCGCCCTGGTCGCCCAGCAACTTGCCAGCCGTGCCGACAGCATGGCCGCAGAACAAAGATTGCGCCAAAGCCAGTATCAGGAAAAAAAGCAGGCCTTGCAACAAAGGCTGGCGAACCTGGCCCAGGAACAGACTCAGTTGGAACAAGAACTGTTGCTTGCCCAGCGCCGCCAGCAACTGGCCCAGCAAAGCGTCGCCAAGTATGAAACCCTGCAAGGTAATGGCTACGTCTCTGCTGCCCAGACCCAGCAAAAGCAGGAAGACCTGCTCGACATCAGCACCCGCCTGAGTACCCTGCAGCGTAACAAAACCCAGTTGCAGGCCAACCAGATCGCCCTGCAATCAGAACTCGATACTTTGGCCAATAGCCTGGCAACTGACCTGACGCAAATAGAAAGAGCCAAGGCCAGCCTTAAGCAAGAAGCCGCAGAAAACGCCAACCGCCAGGCAGTGCAAATTACTGCAACCCAAGCCGGAACTGTGACAGCGCTGACGAACCAGCCAGGGCAAGCCATCAATACCGGGCAAGTACTGGCCAGCCTGATACCTGTTGATGCCAAGACCGCTCATGCAGGCGAGGCAGAAACAGGATCGCTGGAAGCGCATCTGTATGCACCCAGCCGGACAGCGGGTTTTATCCAGCCAGGGCAGGAAGTATTGATACGCTACGCCGCTTTTCCGTATCAAAAGTTTGGCCTGCACAAGGCAACGGTAGTGGATGTCAGCCGCACGCCATTTGCCCCGTCTGAGCTGCCACAGAACCTGGCAACAACGATCCTGAGCAATGCCCAGCAAGCCATCAATGGTTTCAACAGTAATGAAGCGCTGTACCGCATCAAGGTCAGGTTGCATGAGCAAAGCATCAATGCCTATGGGCAGGCACAAATGCTCAAGCCTGGCATGACGCTGGAGGCAGATGTATTACAGGACAGCAGAAAAATTTGGGAGTGGGTGCTGGAGCCAGTGCTGGCGATGAACCCGCGCACCTAG
- a CDS encoding peptidase domain-containing ABC transporter — translation MTPILQTESSECGLACLAMVASHFGYHTDLADLRRQFSISLKGATLAQLMRHASSMQLNSRPLRLELNEIDQLALPCILHWNLNHFVVLKAVRKDWRGKVTLVLLDPAVGERRVPLEEASSHFTGVALELAPSPSFKPKEEKKQVALRDLTGHIVGLRSAIVKVLALALALEIFAICAPLFNQFVIDEVIVSGDKELLVVLVFGFALLMITQNAIGLARSWFLMRWSMDISLQWSARVFAHLVRLPVSYFEKRHLGDVVSRFGSIGSIQSTLTSMFVESALDGLMAVLALVMMLVYSVKLSMLVLGAVALYAGLRWAFYQPFREASQERLILSSKESSHFLETMRAVTPLKLFGRETERLSRWQNLKIDVQNRDIKTQKLSIIFKVSNTLIFGIQGLALFYVGAGQVMQNTLTVGMLMAFSSYAGTFTGRISSLIDVFISYRMLSLHSERLADIVLEEAEAETAIETDISRIKAVITLKNIKFRYAEGEPWVLSDVNLTIPAGQSIALVGPSGCGKTTLCKIILGLLKPTEGEVLIDDIPITQLGIKTYRQLVGTVMQEDVLLAGSIMDNIAFFDSHCDQARVEECAMLAAIHEEISKMPMGYQTLVGDMGSSLSGGQKQRVLLARALYKQPKVLALDEATSHLDVNNEHKVNQALGNLQLTRIMVAHRPETINTAERVVSIQDGAVVEVRAAVAKEDVAGLKLA, via the coding sequence ATGACTCCCATCCTTCAAACCGAATCCAGCGAATGCGGTCTTGCCTGCCTCGCCATGGTTGCCAGTCACTTTGGCTATCACACTGATCTGGCTGACCTGCGCCGTCAGTTCTCGATCAGTCTTAAAGGTGCGACCCTCGCGCAGTTGATGCGGCATGCGTCTTCCATGCAATTGAACAGCCGCCCACTGCGCCTTGAGCTGAATGAGATCGATCAACTGGCCTTGCCCTGTATCCTGCACTGGAACCTGAATCACTTCGTGGTGCTCAAAGCCGTGCGCAAGGACTGGCGTGGCAAGGTCACTCTGGTCTTGCTTGACCCGGCAGTCGGAGAAAGACGGGTACCGCTGGAGGAAGCGTCCAGTCACTTTACCGGTGTAGCACTGGAGCTGGCACCCAGCCCCTCATTCAAACCCAAGGAAGAAAAAAAACAAGTTGCCCTGCGCGATTTGACTGGCCATATCGTCGGCCTGCGCTCTGCCATCGTCAAGGTATTGGCACTGGCTTTGGCGCTGGAGATATTTGCCATCTGCGCGCCGCTATTCAATCAGTTCGTCATTGACGAAGTCATCGTCAGTGGTGACAAAGAATTACTGGTCGTGCTGGTGTTTGGTTTTGCGTTGTTGATGATCACCCAGAATGCCATAGGCCTCGCGCGTAGTTGGTTTTTGATGCGCTGGAGCATGGATATCAGCCTGCAATGGTCAGCACGTGTATTTGCCCACCTGGTGCGTTTGCCGGTTTCTTATTTTGAAAAGCGTCATCTTGGTGATGTGGTGTCGCGCTTTGGTTCCATAGGGTCTATACAAAGTACCCTGACGTCCATGTTTGTCGAGAGCGCACTCGATGGCCTGATGGCCGTGCTGGCCCTGGTCATGATGCTGGTGTATAGCGTCAAGCTCAGCATGCTGGTATTGGGTGCTGTGGCTCTGTATGCGGGTTTGCGCTGGGCCTTCTATCAACCTTTTCGTGAAGCATCACAAGAGCGGCTGATCTTGTCTTCCAAAGAAAGTAGTCATTTCCTGGAAACCATGCGTGCCGTCACGCCCCTGAAACTGTTTGGTCGTGAGACTGAACGTCTGTCCCGCTGGCAAAACCTGAAGATCGATGTACAAAACCGCGATATCAAGACGCAAAAGCTGTCCATTATCTTCAAGGTCAGCAATACCCTGATCTTTGGTATACAGGGTCTGGCCCTGTTTTATGTCGGTGCCGGCCAGGTCATGCAAAATACCTTGACGGTGGGTATGCTGATGGCCTTCTCCAGCTATGCCGGTACTTTTACTGGCCGTATTTCCAGCCTCATTGATGTGTTCATCAGTTACCGCATGCTGAGCCTGCATAGCGAAAGGTTGGCAGACATCGTGCTGGAAGAAGCCGAGGCAGAAACTGCCATCGAAACCGATATCTCACGCATCAAGGCCGTTATTACCCTCAAGAATATCAAGTTCCGCTATGCCGAAGGTGAACCCTGGGTGTTGAGCGATGTGAACCTGACCATACCTGCCGGGCAAAGCATCGCCCTGGTTGGGCCAAGTGGTTGTGGCAAGACAACCTTGTGCAAGATCATTTTGGGTTTGTTGAAACCAACAGAAGGTGAAGTGCTGATCGATGATATCCCCATCACCCAGCTAGGCATCAAAACTTACCGCCAACTGGTGGGCACGGTCATGCAGGAAGATGTCTTGCTGGCCGGTTCCATCATGGACAATATCGCTTTCTTCGACAGCCATTGTGACCAGGCCAGAGTGGAAGAATGTGCGATGCTGGCAGCCATTCATGAAGAAATCAGCAAGATGCCCATGGGTTACCAAACCCTGGTAGGTGATATGGGCAGCAGCCTGTCTGGCGGGCAAAAGCAGCGTGTATTGCTGGCCAGGGCCTTGTACAAGCAACCCAAGGTATTGGCACTCGATGAAGCGACCAGTCATCTGGATGTGAACAATGAACACAAGGTCAATCAGGCGCTTGGCAATTTGCAACTGACGCGCATCATGGTGGCGCACCGGCCTGAGACCATCAATACGGCTGAGCGGGTGGTGTCTATCCAGGACGGGGCTGTTGTTGAAGTGCGGGCTGCTGTTGCGAAAGAAGATGTGGCGGGTTTGAAGCTGGCTTAA
- a CDS encoding CPBP family intramembrane glutamic endopeptidase: protein MLTESGIEPRSFTKIEKLIFLSGLSSILILRIILASYSIEEMPLAGANLLMAFDVIVFALILKKCNLGKSFIVECVLVTAYIFLFGFLLSTLVNLPELFVALEKLFTLKLLVTVAALALAAGILEELLFRKILIDFFLKGMSLKWAVFWSSFAFFFAHFTFNPFMFLAAVAYAYMALRFRSLVAVILLHGLYDFSGFLSMVNVIQQLHLKNSPPVSDLLRGVNGLCDMALVFTVFLFYVSTWIVKNFKTRHTKYTQKWKVIFDD from the coding sequence ATGCTTACTGAATCAGGTATAGAACCTAGGTCATTCACTAAAATAGAGAAATTAATTTTTCTGTCGGGCCTGTCAAGTATATTGATTCTTAGAATAATTCTAGCCTCTTACAGTATTGAAGAAATGCCGCTCGCAGGTGCAAACTTACTCATGGCTTTTGACGTCATTGTGTTCGCACTCATTTTGAAAAAATGTAACCTCGGTAAATCTTTCATAGTTGAATGTGTATTGGTGACAGCGTATATATTCCTGTTTGGATTTCTGCTATCTACTTTGGTCAATTTGCCAGAGCTATTCGTCGCATTGGAAAAACTGTTCACACTGAAATTACTAGTCACTGTCGCTGCGTTGGCATTGGCTGCAGGGATACTGGAAGAACTATTGTTCAGAAAGATCTTGATCGACTTCTTCTTGAAAGGCATGTCGCTTAAATGGGCAGTCTTCTGGAGCTCATTCGCTTTCTTTTTTGCGCACTTTACCTTCAACCCTTTTATGTTTCTCGCGGCAGTGGCATACGCATATATGGCATTGCGCTTCAGATCTTTAGTTGCTGTTATTTTATTGCATGGCTTGTACGACTTTTCCGGTTTTCTTAGCATGGTAAATGTGATTCAGCAGCTTCACCTCAAGAATTCCCCACCTGTATCCGATTTGCTGAGAGGAGTTAATGGCCTTTGCGATATGGCTCTAGTTTTTACGGTGTTTCTTTTCTACGTGAGTACCTGGATAGTAAAAAATTTCAAAACAAGGCATACAAAATATACCCAAAAATGGAAAGTAATATTTGATGATTGA
- a CDS encoding putative Na+/H+ antiporter, producing the protein MNLMETLGAVIFGLALLHTFSAKFFEVLAHRNSRHAGLFHLLGEVEVVFGFWAFVLIVVMALVSGGDAAVAYAESRQYTEPLFVFVVMVVAASRPVLEIVGRVLRGLARFTPVPDALAMVWFGLAVVPLLGSLITEPAAMTLAALMLAPRIFRQGMPEWLKYAALGVLFVNVSVGGTLTSFAAPPVLMVASAWQWDSAFMLATFGWKAAVAVLFNASVITLLLRKHLPAQSAADSTQVQAVPLIVSLVHLAFLAGVVLFAHHPVFFLGLFLFFMGYTQAYERYQSPLILKEGLLVGFFLAGLVVLGGMQQWWLQPIVSSLQPHTLFFAALGLTAITDNAALTYLGSLIVGLSEQAKYLLVAGAVAGGGLTVIANAPNPAGVALLRRGFNDESIGAVGLLLGALPPTLVAALMFLL; encoded by the coding sequence ATGAACCTGATGGAAACCCTGGGGGCAGTGATTTTTGGCCTGGCCCTGTTGCATACTTTCAGCGCCAAGTTTTTTGAAGTACTGGCGCACCGCAATAGCAGACATGCGGGCCTGTTTCACCTGCTGGGTGAAGTCGAAGTCGTGTTTGGCTTCTGGGCTTTTGTGCTCATCGTCGTCATGGCGCTGGTGTCTGGCGGTGATGCCGCCGTGGCCTATGCCGAGTCGCGTCAATATACCGAACCCCTGTTTGTCTTTGTTGTCATGGTGGTCGCTGCATCGCGCCCTGTGCTGGAGATCGTTGGCCGTGTGCTCAGGGGACTGGCGCGTTTCACGCCTGTGCCTGATGCGCTGGCGATGGTGTGGTTTGGCCTGGCAGTCGTACCTTTGCTGGGCTCATTGATTACCGAGCCAGCGGCGATGACCCTGGCTGCCCTGATGCTGGCGCCAAGAATCTTTAGACAGGGCATGCCAGAGTGGCTCAAGTATGCTGCGCTGGGTGTGCTGTTCGTCAATGTCTCCGTAGGTGGTACGCTGACTTCTTTCGCCGCGCCGCCAGTGCTGATGGTGGCCTCTGCCTGGCAATGGGATAGCGCTTTCATGCTGGCCACTTTTGGCTGGAAGGCTGCTGTTGCCGTGTTGTTCAATGCCAGCGTGATTACACTGCTTTTGCGCAAGCACTTACCAGCACAGAGTGCAGCAGATAGCACGCAAGTGCAGGCAGTGCCACTGATCGTTAGCCTGGTACATCTGGCTTTTCTGGCGGGCGTTGTCCTGTTTGCACATCACCCTGTATTCTTCCTGGGTTTGTTTCTATTCTTTATGGGGTACACCCAGGCATACGAACGTTATCAAAGCCCATTGATTTTGAAAGAGGGTTTGCTGGTTGGTTTCTTTCTTGCTGGTCTGGTAGTGCTGGGCGGCATGCAGCAATGGTGGTTGCAACCCATCGTCTCCAGCCTGCAACCGCATACCCTGTTTTTTGCAGCGCTCGGTCTGACGGCGATTACCGATAATGCGGCACTGACTTATTTGGGTTCATTGATCGTAGGCCTCAGTGAACAGGCAAAATACCTGCTGGTCGCCGGTGCAGTCGCTGGTGGTGGGCTCACCGTCATCGCCAATGCCCCCAATCCTGCAGGCGTGGCTTTATTGCGGCGTGGCTTCAATGATGAATCGATAGGCGCTGTTGGTTTACTGCTGGGTGCCCTGCCGCCAACGCTGGTAGCGGCCTTGATGTTTTTGCTGTGA
- a CDS encoding gamma-glutamyl-gamma-aminobutyrate hydrolase family protein, whose amino-acid sequence MPDEKNDQAQQNTPHSGIVPPAGGIDSPANLPANTASGNQAEQATMSPSAITVTQAATAAKEPADRQAPSTYLADESPWRTMIRVITARLRATSMRTAKGITQRTLKIGVSARIFHPQTGAKGLSSKTLQYLEESIAQWVMARDVMVFMIPSVNTNGLIRPSNIRLRDYARHLDGLVLQGGADVAPESYSQQSTRPEWNGDRTRDMYELELLHEFIEADKPLLGICRGCQLLNVAFGGSLYQDIVTEVPGAIAHVNDLYDQHGHELQFTPQSSLAALFPPGVVAKVNSIHHQSIKNLGRDIKVEAISPADNIVEAIRYQKAKFVVGLQWHPEFHLTGQSGLLDCTPYWTASCALPGKPDSKF is encoded by the coding sequence ATGCCGGATGAGAAAAATGATCAAGCACAACAAAACACCCCGCACTCAGGAATAGTGCCGCCTGCTGGTGGAATTGATTCGCCCGCAAATCTGCCAGCAAATACAGCATCAGGCAATCAGGCAGAGCAGGCCACGATGTCCCCGTCTGCCATCACGGTGACACAGGCTGCAACTGCGGCCAAAGAACCGGCTGACAGGCAAGCCCCATCTACTTACCTGGCAGACGAATCACCCTGGCGCACGATGATACGTGTCATTACTGCGCGCCTGCGGGCTACCTCCATGCGCACCGCCAAGGGCATTACCCAGCGTACCCTGAAGATAGGAGTGTCTGCCCGCATCTTCCATCCACAGACGGGTGCCAAAGGTTTGTCGAGCAAGACCCTGCAGTATCTGGAAGAATCTATCGCCCAATGGGTCATGGCGCGTGATGTGATGGTGTTCATGATCCCTTCCGTCAATACCAATGGTCTGATACGGCCCAGCAATATACGCTTGCGTGACTACGCCAGGCATCTTGATGGCCTGGTCTTGCAGGGTGGTGCCGATGTCGCACCTGAGAGTTACTCACAACAATCGACCCGCCCTGAGTGGAATGGTGACCGTACGCGCGATATGTATGAACTGGAGTTGTTGCATGAATTTATCGAGGCAGACAAACCGCTGCTCGGTATCTGCCGAGGTTGCCAGTTATTGAATGTAGCTTTTGGTGGCAGCCTGTATCAGGATATCGTCACTGAAGTGCCTGGTGCCATTGCCCACGTGAATGACCTGTACGACCAGCATGGCCATGAACTGCAATTTACGCCGCAATCCTCACTGGCAGCTTTGTTCCCGCCCGGCGTTGTTGCCAAAGTTAACTCCATCCACCATCAATCGATCAAGAACCTGGGCAGGGATATCAAGGTAGAGGCCATTTCACCTGCAGACAACATCGTTGAAGCCATACGCTACCAAAAAGCCAAATTTGTCGTGGGCCTGCAATGGCATCCTGAATTTCATTTGACTGGGCAGAGTGGCCTGCTCGATTGCACCCCATACTGGACAGCTTCTTGCGCGCTGCCCGGGAAACCCGATTCTAAATTTTAA